GTAGTCCTTTCGCCTCGCAAAAATAATATTTATTTAATCGAATTACTTCGAATTCTCATTTTTTCTTGCATCAATTCTAGCTTGTGCAATATTTAACGCGGCTGTATTGGTAGTCACCTTATTTTTATCCGCATTGTTTAATATTTCCAATGTTGTATTGTAAATATTTTCAGTTTTACGCATAATTTCTTTACGGTCGTAACCTTCCAATTCTGCATAAACATTAATAATACCGCCCGCATTAATTAAAAAATCTGGAGCCCAAACAATACCACGTTCTTGTAAAATTTTACCGTGTTTCTGCTCCACGGCTAATTGATTATTGGCAGCACCTGCTATAACCTGTGCTTTTATTTTTTGAACCGTATCGTCATTAATAGTTGCTCCTAAGGCACATGGCGCATAAATATCCATAGGTTCTGAATAAATATCCTTACCTCCATAAATGGACACACCATACTTACTGCGTACTTCTTCCAAGCGTTCTTGACTAATATCAGAAATAGTTACATTGGCACCTTCATCTACTAAATGTTCTACTAATGCTTCCCCCACATTTCCAATGCCTTGAACAAATACCGATTTACCTTCTAAAACATCACTTCCAAATTTGTATTTAGCCGCAGCTTTCATACCCATAAATACGCCATAAGCGGTTATAGGGGAAGGGTTTCCCGCACCTCCAAGAGATTCTGAAATACCAGTAACATAAGGTGTCACTTCGCGAACCGTATCCATGTCTGCTGTAGTCATTCCAACATCTTCTGCTGTAATATAACGTCCACTTAAAGAATGTACAAATTCAC
Above is a window of Bizionia sp. M204 DNA encoding:
- a CDS encoding Glu/Leu/Phe/Val dehydrogenase produces the protein MVTDVVNANELHKIDPVFGQHSFDNHEQVVFCNDKDTGLKAIIGIHNTVLGPALGGTRMWNYENEWEALNDVLRLSRGMTFKSAITGLNLGGGKAVIIGDAKTQKTPELMRKFGEFVHSLSGRYITAEDVGMTTADMDTVREVTPYVTGISESLGGAGNPSPITAYGVFMGMKAAAKYKFGSDVLEGKSVFVQGIGNVGEALVEHLVDEGANVTISDISQERLEEVRSKYGVSIYGGKDIYSEPMDIYAPCALGATINDDTVQKIKAQVIAGAANNQLAVEQKHGKILQERGIVWAPDFLINAGGIINVYAELEGYDRKEIMRKTENIYNTTLEILNNADKNKVTTNTAALNIAQARIDARKNENSK